The nucleotide sequence GCTGGGCGGCGCACCGGCAAACGGGAAGGCCGGGTTGCCGCAAGCCCCCGACCTATTTAGTACCCCCGCCGGCCCCGACACAACCCCTGCCGACTCAGACAGCCCCGACCAAGTGGAGGGCCCCAGCCTATACCGCAGCCTGGCCGATACGCCCCACCACTACGAGCTGGTAGCGGGCCGGGCAGAGATAGAAAAACTGGTGGCAGAGGCACGCCGCCAGCCCGCCATCTGCTTCGATACCGAGACCACCGGCCTGGATGCCCTGCAAGCCCAGGTGGTGGGCCTGGCCCTCAGCTGGCAGGCCGGTACGGGCTACTATATCCCATTCCCCGAAGATCAGGAGGCCGCCCAGGAACAGTGGGAATGGATACGCCCCCTGATGGAGGACCCGCAGGTAATGAAGGTGGCCCAGAACCTCAAGTATGACCTAACCATCCTGGGCAACTATGGCATAGGCCTGAAGGGCGAGCTGTACGATACCATGCTGGCCCACTATGTAGCCCACAGCCACCTGCGCCACGGCATGGACCTACTCGCCACCACCTACCTGAACTATGCCCCCATGCCCATTACCAGCCTGATAGGCAAAAAGGGCAAGGGGCAGCTAAGCATGCGCCAGGTGCCTGTAGACCAGGTGGCTGAGTATGCCGCCGAGGATGCTGACATAACCTGGCAGCTGTACCAGCAGCTGGCCCCCGAGGTAGAGGCTGCCGGGCTGAACCCCGTGCTGCAGCAGGTAGAGCTGCCCCTGCTGCCCGTGCTGGCACGTATGGAACGCACGGGCATAACCGTAGATGTACCCTTCCTGGAGGACTATAGCGCCGAGCTGAAGCAGGAGCTGCGCAGCCTGGAAGCACAGATATACGACCTGAGCGGCGAAACATTCAACATCAATAGCCCCCGCCAGCTGGGCGAAGTCCTCTTCGAAAAACTGCAGCTGGCCAAGCCCAAAAAGACCCGAACCGGCCAGTACAGCACCGACGAGGAAGTGCTGAGTAGCCTAGCAGCCATGGGCTACGAGCTACCCGATCGGGTGCTGGACTACCGCGAGCTGACCAAACTGAAAAGCACCTACGTGGACGCCATCCCCCAGCTGGTAAACCCCCTTACGGGCCGCGTGCACACCAGCTACAACCAGGCAGTGGCTGTTACAGGCCGCCTGAGCAGCAATAACCCCAACCTGCAGAATATACCCATCCGCACGGCCCGGGGCCGAGAGGTGCGCAAGGCCTTTGTGGCCGCAGACGGCCAGCACCTGCTGCTAAGTGCAGACTATAGCCAGATAGAACTGCGCATCATGGCAGCCATGAGTGGAGACCAGCACCTGCTGGCCGCCTTTCGCGATGGGGCCGATATCCATACCGCCACCGCGGCACGCGTGTTTGGCGTAGACCCCGGGGCGGTAGACCGCGAGATGCGGGGCAAAGCCAAGATGGTAAACTTTGGCATCATCTACGGCATTACTGCCTATGGGCTCAGCCAGCGCCTGGGCATCTCGCGTGCCGAAGCGGCGCACATTATTGAGAGCTACTTTGCCCAATACCCCGGGGTGAAGGCCTATATGGAAGACTGTGTGGCGCGTGCCCGCCACACGGGCTATGCCTATACGCTGATGGGCCGCCGCCACCTGCTGCGCGACATAGATAGCCGCAATGCCACCGTCCGGGGTTTTGCGGAGCGAAACGCCATCAACACCCCCATACAGGGCACGGCGGCAGACATGATCAAGCTGGCCATGATACGCACGCAGGCAGCACTAGACCAGGCAGGCCTGCGCGCCCTGCTGCTGCTGCAGGTGCATGACGAACTGGTGCTGGAGGTGCACCAGGACGACCTGGAAGCACTGAAACCCCTGGTGACCGAGGCCATGCAGGCAGCCATGCCCAGCCTGGCAGTGCCCATTGTGGTAGAGATAGGCGCTGGGCCCAACTGGCTGGATGCGCACTAGAGCCCCCCGGTGAGCTGCAACTATG is from Bacteroidota bacterium and encodes:
- the polA gene encoding DNA polymerase I, translated to MAETHSPPRLVLIDAMALIFRAHFVFIKNPRVTSTGINTSAVYGFANSLMEVLNSHQPTHLGVAFESRVPTLREEAYPAYKANREEAPEDIRAAVPMVMELLKALRIPCLELDRYEADDVIGSLAWQAAARGIDCYMLTPDKDYAQLVKPHVYLLRPSSKFAPQELLDAAGVQQKFGVAPTQIADLLGLKGDSIDNIPGIPKIGEKTALSLLETYGTLEEVIAHAGEIDKKSVRETIQAHAEQGRMSKQLATIYTDAPIALDLDSLVLEAPDKEALEVLLHKWEFRTLAQRLLGGAPANGKAGLPQAPDLFSTPAGPDTTPADSDSPDQVEGPSLYRSLADTPHHYELVAGRAEIEKLVAEARRQPAICFDTETTGLDALQAQVVGLALSWQAGTGYYIPFPEDQEAAQEQWEWIRPLMEDPQVMKVAQNLKYDLTILGNYGIGLKGELYDTMLAHYVAHSHLRHGMDLLATTYLNYAPMPITSLIGKKGKGQLSMRQVPVDQVAEYAAEDADITWQLYQQLAPEVEAAGLNPVLQQVELPLLPVLARMERTGITVDVPFLEDYSAELKQELRSLEAQIYDLSGETFNINSPRQLGEVLFEKLQLAKPKKTRTGQYSTDEEVLSSLAAMGYELPDRVLDYRELTKLKSTYVDAIPQLVNPLTGRVHTSYNQAVAVTGRLSSNNPNLQNIPIRTARGREVRKAFVAADGQHLLLSADYSQIELRIMAAMSGDQHLLAAFRDGADIHTATAARVFGVDPGAVDREMRGKAKMVNFGIIYGITAYGLSQRLGISRAEAAHIIESYFAQYPGVKAYMEDCVARARHTGYAYTLMGRRHLLRDIDSRNATVRGFAERNAINTPIQGTAADMIKLAMIRTQAALDQAGLRALLLLQVHDELVLEVHQDDLEALKPLVTEAMQAAMPSLAVPIVVEIGAGPNWLDAH